In Carya illinoinensis cultivar Pawnee chromosome 9, C.illinoinensisPawnee_v1, whole genome shotgun sequence, the following are encoded in one genomic region:
- the LOC122277494 gene encoding tyrosyl-DNA phosphodiesterase 1 codes for MARSQIGYLVPLMQNLVEDASIPKLTLSEGENLIGRNNLPVPDKRLSRKHITLTASADGSSANLFVEGTNPIVVNSRNKRRKLCSQESATISDGAIIELIPGHHFFKYVSSGGDENTPLRNTHKRNEAREFGKGEEPCRRSPHQTSERISLGTKSQIGNSGHSQYKGESNEMAIRHFHVSNDKLPWTFRLLQVKELPAWANTSCVSLSDVIQGDILIAVLSNYMVDIDWLLPACPALAKIPHVLVVHGEGDGTLDHMKRNKPANWILHKPPLPISFGTHHSKAMILVYPKGVRIIVHTANLIYVDWNNKSQGLWMQDFPWKDQNSPSKGCGFENDLIDYLSALKWPEFSVKLPALGNFNINPTFFRKFDYGNAAVRLIASVPGYHRGTNLKKWGHMKLRTVLQECTFDKEFKKSPLAYQFSSLGSLDEKWLAELASSMSSGLSEDKTPLGLGEPRIIWPTVEDVRCSLEGYAAGNAIPSPLKNVEKEFLKKYWAKWRASHTGRCRAMPHIKTYTRYNGQQLAWFLLTSANLSKAAWGALQKNNTQLMIRSYELGVLFLPSSTERHGSEFSCTSNGDVMEDKSRLLENSEVPRTTQVTLHWQGSRNSDPTSGVIPLPIPYELPPQPYTPEDVPWSWDRRYTKKDVYGQVWPRQVQLYSFQDS; via the exons ATGGCTCGGTCTCAG ATTGGATATTTGGTTCCGCTTATGCAAAATCTTGTCGAAGACGCTTCAATCCCAAAGCTCACCCTCTCTGAAGGCGAAAACTTGATTGGCCGCAACAACCTCCCAGTGCCCGACAAGCGGCTCAGCCGCAAGCACATCACTCTTACCGCTTCCGCCGATGGCTCCTCCGCCAACTTGTTCGTG GAGGGTACGAATCCCATTGTGGTCAATTCCCGGAATAAGAGAAGGAAGCTGTGTTCTCAAGAAAGTGCTACCATTTCTGACGGTGCTATTATAGAGCTGATTCCAGGGCATCATTTTTTCAAGTACGTATCGTCGGGTGGTGACGAAAACACACCTTTGCGTAATACCCATAAGAGGAATGAAGCGAGAGAGTTCGGTAAAGGAGAGGAACCATGTCGAAGGAGTCCGCATCAAACGTCTGAACGCATATCCTTGGGTACCAAATCTCAG ATTGGAAATTCAGGGCACTCCCAGTATAAGGGAGAGAGTAATGAGATGGCTATCCGACATTTTCACGTCTCTAATGATAAGTTACCTTGGACCTTTCGGCTCTTGCAAGTGAAAGAGCTGCCAGCATGGGCAAATACCTCTTGTGTTTCATTAAGTGATGTGATTCAG GGGGATATTCTCATCGCTGTCCTTTCAAATTACATGGTAGACATCGACTGGTTGTTACCTG CATGTCCAGCACTTGCAAAAATCCCTCATGTGTTGGTAGTTCATGGAGAAGGTGATGGCACATTGGATCATATGAAG agaaataagccTGCAAACTGGATTCTGCATAAACCACCCTTACCTATCTCATTTGGGACTCACCATTCAAAGGCCATGATTCTTGTCTATCCTAAGGGAGTGAGGATTATTGTACACACAGCAAATTTAATATATGTAGATTGGAACAACAAAAGTCAAGGTTTGTGGATGCAAGACTTCCCATGGAAAGATCAAAATAGCCCAAGCAAAGGGTGTGGATTTGAAAATGACTTGATTGATTATCTCAGTGCCTTGAAG TGGCCTGAATTCTCTGTCAAATTACCAGCCCTTGGAAACTTCAATATCAATCCAACTTTCTTTAGGAAGTTCGATTATGGCAATGCGGCG GTCAGATTGATTGCTTCTGTTCCTGGATATCACAGGGGTACCAATCTCAAGAAGTGGGGACACATGAAGCTACGAACTGTTCTCCAGGAGTGTACTTTtgataaagaatttaaaaagtCCCCACTTGCTTATCAG TTCTCTTCCCTCGGTTCTTTGGATGAGAAGTGGCTGGCTGAGCTGGCTTCCTCCATGTCATCAGGCTTATCAGAAGATAAAACACCACTTGGTCTTGGGGAACCACGCATTATATGGCCCACTGTGGAAGATGTCAGATGCTCTTTAGAG GGTTATGCAGCTGGAAATGCCATTCCGAGTCCACTGAAGAATGTGGAGAAagaattcttgaagaagtatTGGGCAAAGTGGAGGGCAAGCCACACCGGTCGCTG TCGTGCAATGCCACATATAAAGACATACACCCGGTATAATGGTCAGCAACTTGC TTGGTTTTTGCTGACTTCAGCAAATCTTAGCAAAGCTGCCTGGGGAGCCCTCCAGAAAAATAATACTCAGTTGATGATCCGATCTTATGAG CTGGGAGTGCTATTTTTACCATCTTCTACTGAAAGACACGGTTCTGAATTTTCTTGTACAAGTAATGGTGATGTAATGGAG GATAAGAGCAGATTATTAGAAAATTCTGAAGTACCAAGAACGACACAAGTTACCTTACATTGGCAAGGAAGTAGGAATTCTGACCCAACATCTGGAGTAATTCCATTGCCTATACCTTATGAACTCCCTCCTCAACCATACACTCCTGAAG ATGTACCCTGGTCTTGGGACCGGCGATATACTAAGAAAGATGTTTATGGTCAAGTTTGGCCGCGACAAGTACAGCTGTATTCTTTTCAAGATTCCTGA
- the LOC122275814 gene encoding ubiquitin domain-containing protein 7SL RNA1-like — MDVVFEPQRGKPFTIEVGFFDSVLEIKEKVQKYQGIPIHKQILIFKGHVLQDDRNVEHSEILQNSHIQLVITPDSDKATVEIIENYSQPKKIQLIVKMPMSKVHVPIEMDVNDTIGRLKEKIQEMEAVPANRLVIHSSGIELQDQRSLRDYELSDNSDIDVSFKGSPTASLTATRSGPTTAGSKKLKLMVLPKCGTKKIPVEVNASDNVGELRKELQKLQQRLHFHLPPEGYFFIYEQNVMDDDRSFRWHHVGHGDTIEIFNGSVTGGS, encoded by the coding sequence ATGGATGTGGTTTTTGAGCCTCAGAGAGGAAAACCATTCACCATTGAAGTGGGTTTCTTCGACTCTGTCCTAGAGATCAAAGAAAAGGTACAAAAATACCAAGGCATACCCATTCACAAGCAAATCCTAATCTTCAAAGGCCATGTCCTCCAAGACGACCGCAATGTGGAGCACTCCGAAATCCTCCAAAACTCCCACATTCAGCTCGTTATCACTCCCGATTCCGATAAAGCCACTGTCGAGATAATTGAGAACTACTCGCAGCCCAAGAAAATCCAACTCATCGTAAAGATGCCGATGTCCAAAGTTCACGTCCCTATAGAAATGGACGTAAACGACACGATTGGACGGTTGAAGGAAAAGATACAAGAAATGGAAGCTGTACCAGCCAACAGGTTGGTGATTCACTCAAGCGGTATTGAATTACAAGACCAAAGATCCTTACGTGATTATGAACTTTCGGATAATTCAGATATCGACGTCAGTTTTAAAGGGTCCCCAACTGCTTCTTTGACAGCAACACGATCTGGGCCTACTACGGCGGGTTCGAAGAAATTAAAGCTAATGGTGTTGCCAAAATGTGGGACGAAGAAGATTCCGGTAGAGGTGAATGCATCGGATAATGTTGGGGAGCTAAGGAAGGAGCTGCAGAAGTTGCAACAGAGGCTACACTTTCATCTTCCTCCAGAgggttattttttcatttacgAGCAGAATGTGATGGATGATGATAGATCATTTCGGTGGCACCATGTTGGGCATGGAGATACAATTGAAATCTTCAATGGGAGTGTAACCGGTGGTTCttaa